A genomic segment from Gemmatimonadaceae bacterium encodes:
- a CDS encoding DUF4397 domain-containing protein: MKLFRSLVMLLGAVSLAACEKNAVQDLTSAVPRARIRFYNFGLGAPGVNFYANAIKMTAITSATGTEAVTGVAYGAVGSGGFYSSVDPGEVTLTGKIAAATDKDLAISSLTTTLVDGKAYSFYQSGPYSTATKTVDAFIVEDPFSTAVDFTQARVRFVNAVSNAAPLTLYVKHTTTLAETAIGTEVAYKGAGTFIAIPGGVYDISARLTGMSTNAIARTAVSFSAGKVYTVSARGDITITSATATNRPFLDNTANQ, from the coding sequence ATGAAACTCTTCAGATCCCTGGTGATGCTCCTCGGGGCGGTGTCCCTCGCCGCGTGCGAGAAGAACGCCGTGCAGGACCTCACCTCCGCCGTGCCGCGGGCACGGATCCGGTTCTACAACTTCGGCCTCGGCGCGCCGGGCGTGAACTTCTACGCCAACGCGATCAAGATGACCGCCATCACCTCGGCCACGGGCACTGAGGCTGTCACCGGCGTGGCCTACGGTGCCGTCGGGTCGGGCGGGTTCTATTCCTCAGTCGACCCGGGCGAGGTCACACTCACCGGCAAGATCGCGGCGGCCACCGACAAGGACCTGGCCATCTCGAGCCTCACCACCACGCTCGTGGACGGCAAGGCCTACTCGTTCTACCAGAGCGGGCCGTACAGCACGGCGACGAAGACGGTGGATGCGTTCATCGTCGAGGATCCGTTCAGCACGGCGGTGGACTTCACGCAGGCGCGTGTCCGTTTCGTGAACGCGGTCTCGAACGCGGCGCCGCTCACGCTGTACGTGAAGCACACGACCACGCTGGCCGAGACGGCGATCGGCACCGAGGTGGCCTACAAGGGTGCCGGCACGTTCATCGCGATCCCCGGCGGCGTGTACGACATCTCCGCACGGCTCACGGGCATGTCCACCAACGCTATCGCCCGCACGGCGGTGTCGTTCTCGGCGGGCAAGGTCTACACCGTCTCGGCCCGCGGTGACATCACCATCACCTCGGCCACGGCCACCAACCGCCCGTTCCTGGACAACACGGCGAACCAGTAG